One Skermanella sp. TT6 genomic window, AGATCGCCCCTGCCTCTCCACCGTCCAGCGCGGCGGACAGCTCTGGCGGCAACCTGTCTACCGGAAACGCAAGTCTCGCATCTTCCCGCATGACCGACATCTTCCCTGCTCACGGCCGCAGTCTACACAAGCGAGATCCCCTGTGGAACATGCAGCGGATGCCGAACCGGAAGCAGCGACCACGCCGACGGTGACTCGAAAAAGCGAAAGCCCCGGAAAGCGTCGCTTTCCAGGGCCTTCAAAATTTGGTGGGTGCACAAGGACTCGAACCTTGGGCCCGCTGATTAAGAGTCAGCTGCTCTACCAACTGAGCTATGCACCCGCAATGTCCGCCGCAGCGTTCCGTCCGTTTCCGTCCGGTGTTCGGCGACGAGGGGTAGATAGCAAAGCGGACCCCCCTTGTCGATGCCAAAAAACCGCTTCCATGACAGTTTTTTACCAGACCCGTCAAAGCTCTCCGGCCAGCGTCCGGCGGGTGATCCGGACGTCGCGGTGGATATAGACCGACATCACCAGCCCGAAGCCGAACAGCACCGTCAGCATGGCCGTGCCGCCGTAGGAGATCAGGGGCAGGGGGATGCCGACCACGGGGATCAGGCCCATCACCATGGCGATGTTGATGAAGACGTAGAGGAACAGGTTGGTGGAAACGCCCAGGCCCACCAGCCGGCCGAACTGGTTGCGGCAGCGGAGCGCGATGATGACGCCGTAGGCGATCAGAAGACTGTAGAGCAGCAGCAGCCCGGTGCCGCCGATCATGCCCAGTTCCTCCGCCAGCATCGTGAAGATGAAGTCGGTCTGCTTCTCCGGCAGGAAGTTCAGGTGGCTCTGGCTGCCCATCATGTAGCCCTTGCCGACCACGCCGCCTGACCCCAGCGCGATCTTGGACTGGGTGATGTGGTAGCCGGCGCCCAGCGGATCGTTCTCCGGGTTCAGGAAGATAAGCACCCGGTTCTTCTGGTAGTCGTGCAGGAACTGCCACGCGACCGGGATCGAGGCGGCGCCGCCCGCGATGATCACGGCGAACTTCCACAGCCGGACGCCGACCAGGAAGAAGATCGCGCCGCCGACCATCATGACCATCAGCGCGGTACCCAGGTCCGGCTGCTTCATCACCAGCCCGACCGGGGCCAGCACCATCAGCAGCGGCACGATCAGGAAGGTGGGCCGACCGACCTCCTCCAGCGAGGCGGCATGGAAGTAGCGGGCGAGCGCCAGCACGATCGCGATCTTCATGATCTCCGACGGCTGGATCTGGATGATGCCCAGGTCGATCCAGCGCTGCGCCCCCATGCCGATCTCGCCGACGATCTCGACCGCGATCAGCAGCACCAGGGCCACGCCGTAGATCGGATAGGACAGGCGGAGCCACAGCCGCAGGTCGATCAGCCCAACCGCCACCATCACGCAGATGCCCGCGCCGAACCGGACCGCCTGGCGGGAGGCCCAGGGATCGACGCTGCCGTTGGCCGCCGAATAGAGCATGGCCCAGCCGACCGAGGCGATGGCCGTCAGCAGCAGGATCAGCTTCCAATTGATCTGCCACAGCTTTTCGCCCAGCGTCAGTTCCGGCTGGTGGCCCAGGAAGTCGCCGTTCATCCGCCGATCCTCCCCGGCTTGTCCCCCGGAGCCGGCTGGGCCGGCTCCGCCGCCGGGACCGCGCTGGAGACCTGGGGCACGCCCCGCGCGCTGTCGCGGCGCTGGACCTCCAGCAGGATGTCGCGGGCGATCGGCGCCGCCACCGCCGAGCCGCCGCCGCCATGCTCGACGATGACGGCGCAGGCGTAGCGCGGCGCGTGCAGCGGCGCGAAGCCGACGAACAGCGCGTGGTCGCGCTGGCGCCACGGCAGCTGCTCGTTCTTCAGGACGCCGGTGCTGCGTTCCGCCATGGTGATGCGGCGGACCTGGCTGGTCCCCGTCTTGCCGCCCATCTCGAAGCCGGCCTCGGCTATGCGCATCTTGTAGGCGGTGCCGCCCGGCTGGTTCATCACGGCGTTCATGCCCTGGAGCACCAGGTCCAGGTGGCCCTTGTTGACACCCAGGGAAGGCCAGGCGGTCTGTTCCGCCGGTCCGCGCTCGATCTGCTTGGTCAGGTGCGGCTTGACCGCGAAGCCGCCGTTGACCAGCCGGGACAGCATCACCGCGAGCTGCAGCGGGGTCGCCAGCACATAGCCCTGGCCGATTGCGGCGATCAGCGACTCCCCCTGGGTCCAGGACTTGCCCAGGTTGGCCTGCTTCCACTCCCGGCTGGGGATCAGTCCCGGCCGCTCGCTGGGCAGGTCGAGCTGGGTCCGCTGGCCCATGCCGAAGCGCTTCGCCATGTCGTGGATGCGGTCGATGCCGATCCGGCGCGCCAGGTCGTAGAAGAAGGTATCGCAGGAATGCTTGAGCGCGCCGACCAGGTCCAGCGTGCCGTGCCCGCCCTTCTTCCAGCAATGGAAGCGGTGGTCGCCCAGGTCCATGTGGCCGGGGCAGAACACCGTATGGCGCGGCCCGACGATGCCGCTGTCCAGCGCCGCCAGCGCCACCAGCATCTTGAAGGTGGAGCCGGGCGCGTACTGACCGGCGACCACCTTGTTGGTCAGCGGGGTCGTCGGGTCGGACAGCAGGTCCTCCCAGGCCTCCGCGTTGATGCCCGTCGTGAACAGGTTGGGGTCGTAGCTGGGATTCGACGCCATGGAGTAGATGCCGCCGGTATGCACGTCCATCACGACGGCCGCGGCGCTCTTCTCCTCCTTCAGCCGATCCTGGGCGTATTGCTGCAGGCCGATGTCGATGGTCAGCGTGAGGTCGCGGCCGGGCTGGCCCTCCTGGCGCGACAGCTCGCGGATCACCCGGCCGACCGCGTTGACCTCCAACTGGCTGGTGCCCGCGACGCCGCGCAGGCTGGCGTCGTGGAACTTCTCCATGCCCGACTTGCCGATGCGGAAGCCGGGCAGCGCCAGGACCGGATCGCCGTTCAGCTCGGATTCCGACACGGCGCCGACATAGCCCAGGAAATGGGCGGTCGCGGCTTCGTAGGGATAGCTGCGCAGTTCGCCGACCTCGATCGAGACGCCGGGCAGGTCGGGGGCGTTCACCTCGATCATGGTGACCTGATCCCAGGTCAGGTTCTCCTTCACCGTGACCGGCACGAAGGCGCGCTTGCGCTGGATCTCGCGGGTGATGCGGCGCCAGTCCGCCTCGGTCAGCGGCACGATCTCCGAGATCAGCGTCAGCATGCGGTCGATCTTGCGCGCCTGCTCCGACACCATGACCACGCGGAAATTCTGCTGGTTCACCGCCAGCGGCACGCCGAACCGGTCCAGCACCTGGCCGCGCGACGGGGCGAGCAGGCGCATGTTGATCCGGTTCTCTTCCGCCAGCACCGTGTATCGGTCGGACTCCAGCACCTGCAGGTAATACATCCGGGCGACCAGCGTCGACAGCAGGCCGGCCTGCATGCCGCCCAGCATCAGGGCCCGCCGGGTCAGGCTGCGGTATCTATCGGTATCGCGCTCCATGGCGGCAAGGACCTCGTCAGGCCTGGAGAAAGGCGCGGTGGATGCGGATGAACAGCCAGCCGAACAGCGGGAACACCGCCACCGTCATGGTCGACTGCATCAGGGCAGAGTTGGGCGACAGCAGCCGCAGGTTCAGGATCGACCAGGCGAGCCAGCCGACCAGGCCGGCGCCGAAGGCCACCAGCGCGAACCCGAACCACAGCATCGCGAAGGACGTCCCCAGGAAGAAACGCCGCTGGGTCAGCACCACCCAGTAGACCAGCACATGGATCAGCGGCGTCATCCCCAGCGGGGTTCCGCTCAGCAGGTCCTGGAGCAGGCCCAGGCCGAACGCCATGCTGGGGCGCAGCAGGTCGGGCCGGTGGATCACCCAGTAATAGACCGCCATCAGCGGCAGCATGGGGGCCACCGGGGCATAGTTGGGCAGGTGCAGGGGCACCATCCCGACCAGCATCAGGGCCGCCGTGATCGACAGGGGCGCCATGTTGCGCCCCGTCTGGTCGATCCTGCTCCAGAAGCCGCCGGTCATGGGCAAGGGTCCCGCCGGCGTCAGTTCAGGCCGCCGGCGGCGTCCGCCGGGGCATTGGCGCCAAGGCCGCCGGACAGCCCGAAATTGACCAGCTGGACATGCTCGACCCGCCCGGGATCGACGAAGGGCTGCACCCGGATCGCGCTCTCGCCCACCTCCGCGACCAGCCCGACCGGCAGCCCCGGCGGGAACATGCCGCCATGCCCCGAGGTCACCACCCTGTCGCCGACCGCCGGCGCGGTGTCGCCCGGCAGATAGAGCAGGCGCGGCGTCCCGGAATTGTCGCCGCCCATCACGGCGCGCTGGCGCGACGGCTCGATCACCACCGGGATGCGCGAGTTGAGGTCCGTGATCAGCAGGACGCGCGACGACCATTCCCCCGCCTGGACCACGCGGCCCATCAATCCCCGGCCGGACACGGCGGCCTGGCCGGGCCTGACGCCGTCGCGCCGGCCGGCGGTGACGACGACGGTGCGGACGAAGGCGCCGCCGGGATCGGCGACGACCCGGGCCGTGATGTAGGAGGCGGCCAGTTCGGGCTTGTAGTTCAGCAGGCTGCGCAGGCTGCGGTTCTCGGCGTCGAGCCGCTGGGCCGCCTGCTGCCACTGCAGCAGCGCCGCGTTCTCCTGCCGGAGCCGCTCGTTCTCACCGCGCAGGTTGACGATCTCGTGCAGGCTCTCGACGAAATGGGCCGCCGTCGCCGCGGGGCGGGAGATCGCGTCCAGGATCGGGGCGAAGGCATCGGTCACCCGGACCCGCAGCCCGTCCACCAGCACGGTGTCGACCTTGCCGACCATCATCAGGGCTATGGCGGCGAACACCAGGAGAAGGAAGGAGAATCGCTGGGCCAGCGCGCGCAGGGGTGCGGCGAGACGAACCACGGATCCGGTGGCACGTGTCTTCACGGGGCCTTTCCTGTGCTCTGCGGGGCTGAAAGCCGGATGTCAGGAGGTTGCACGGGCGGCAGCCCTCCTGGAGGGAGTGTGCCGCGCCGATTATGAATATCAGGAGTACATCTGGATGAGAACGTGCTTAAGCGTCTTCATCTCTTCGAGAGCCCGGCCCGTGCCGAGCGCCACGCAGGACAGCGGATCGTCGGCGATGGAGACCGGAAGGCCCGTCGCGTGGCGCAGCACATAATCCAGGTTGCTGAGCAGGGCGCCGCCGCCGGTCAGCACGATGCCCTTGTCCACGATGTCGGCGGCCAGTTCCGGCGCCGTGTGCTCCAGGGCCACCTTCACCGCCTCGATGATGGCGCTGACCGGCTCGGACAGGGATTCCGCGATCTGGCGCTCGCTGATGATCAGTTCCTTGGGCACGCCGTTCATCAGGTCGCGGCCCTTGATCTCCATGATCCGGCCCTCGCCGTCCTCGGGCGGGCAGGCGGAGCCGATCTCCTTCTTGATCCGCTCGGCCGAGCTCTCGCCGACCAGCAGGTTGTGGTTGCGGCGGATATAGCCGATGATCGCCTCGTCCATCTTGTCGCCGCCGACGCGGACCGAGCGGGAATAGACGATGCCGCCCAGCGACAGCACGGCGACCTCGGTCGTACCGCCGCCGATATCGACGACCATGCTGCCGGTCGGTTCGGTCACCGGCAGGCCCGCGCCGATCGCGGCTGCCATCGGCTCCTCGATCAGGAAGACCCGGCGGGCGCCGGCCGACTCGGCCGACTCCTGGATCGCGCGCCGCTCGACCGCGGTGGAGCCCGACGGCACGCAGATGATCACCTGCGGGCTCGCGAAGCTGCGGCGGTTGTGCACCTTGCGGATGAAGTGCTTGATCATCTCCTCGGCGACTTCGAAGTCGGCGATGACGCCGTCCCGCAGCGGCCGGATCGCCTGGATGTTGCCGGGCGTGCGGCCCAGCATCATCTTGGCCTCGTCGCCGACCGCGAGCACCTGCTTCTTGCCGCGGATGGTGGCGATGGCGACGACCGACGGCTCGTTCAGGACGATTCCCCGCCCCTTGACGTACACGAGGGTGTTGGCCGTACCCAGGTCGATCGCCATGTCGGCCGACAGGACGCCGAGCAATTTGGAAAACATGGAGTTGATTAACTCTTCATCCGGTTGACGCGGCCCATCCGAGACAACGGCGGCTCATTGGCGAGCCGCCGTCGGAGGTAATCTGGATGGAGGCTCGAGGGCACGAACCACCATCCGTTTGAATAGAGCAACGCCGCAAACCACTCAAGCGGAGAGTGCCTCGGGCGCCGTTTTCTGACGCTTGGTCAGCAACTTGTTCAGGGCGTGGACATAGGCGCGGCAGCTCGCCACCAGGGTGTCGGTGTCGGCGCCCTGGCCGTTGACCGTCTTGCCGTTCTCCTCCAGCCGGACGGTCACTTCCGCCTGCGCGTCGGTGCCCTCGGTCACGGCGTGGACCTGGTACAGCTGCAGCCTGGCCTCGTGGGGGAACAGCGCCGAGATCGCGTTGAAGGTGGCATCCACCGGGCCGGACCCGGTCGCGACCGTGCTCACGGCCTCGCCGTCGATCTCCAGCTCCAGCTCGGCCCGCTGGGGACCCTTGGAGCCGGCGACCACCATCAGCGAGACGAAGCGGATCCGCTCGTTGGTGCTGCCGATGCTGTCGTCGACCAGCGCTATGATGTCCTCGTCGAAGACGTCCTTCTTCTTGTCCGCCAAGTCCTTGAAGCGGACGAAGGTCTCCTCGATGGCGTTGTCGCCCAGCGCGTAGCCCAGGTCCTTCAGCTTGGCCCGGAAGGCGGCGCGGCCGGAATGCTTGCCCATGACCAGGGTCGAGCGGTTCAGGCCAACCGATTCCGGGGTCATGATCTCGTAGGTCTGGGCGTTCTTCAGCATCCCGTCCTGGTGGATGCCGGACTCATGGGCGAAGGCGTTCTTGCCGACGATCGCCTTGTTCGGCTGGACCACGAAGCCGGTCACCGCCGATACCAGGCGGGACGCCGTCATGATCTGCTCGGTCTGGATGCCTGTGGTGTAGGGCAGGGCGTCGGCGCGGGTGCGCAGCGCCATGACGATCTCCTCCAGCGCGGCGTTGCCGGCGCGCTCGCCCAGGCCATTGATCGTGCATTCGATCTGCCGGGCGCCGGCGGTGACGCCGGCCAGCGAGTTGGCGACCGCCAACCCTAAGTCGTTGTGGCAATGGACCGAGAAGATCGCCTTGTCGGCATTGGGCACCCGGTTGATCAGCATCGTGAACAGGGCGCCGTATTCCTCCGGCACGCCGTAGCCGACGGTGTCGGGGATGTTGATCGTGGTGGCGCCCGCCTTGATCGCGGTCTCGACGCAGCGGCACAGGAAGTCGTGCTCGGTGCGCGAGCCGTCCTCGGCGCTCCATTCCACGTCCTCCACATGGTTGCGGGCGTGGGTGACGCTGTCCCAGACGGCCTGCAGCACCTTCTCCGGCTCCATCTGCAGCTTGTACTTCATGTGCAGCGGGCTGGTGGAGATGAAGGTGTGGATGCGCTTGCGCTCGGCGAACTGCAGGGCCTCGGCGGCGCGGTCGATGTCGCGGCGGTTGGCGCGCGACAGTCCGGCGATGACCGAGTTGCGGACGACCTTGCCGATCTCGCGCACGGCCTCGAAGTCGCCGTTGGAGGCGATCGGGAATCCGGCCTCGATCACGTCCACGCCCATCTCCTCCAGCACGCGGGCGATGCGCAGCTTCTCCTCCAGGTTCATGGAGGCGCCGGGCGACTGCTCGCCGTCGCGCAGGGTGGTGTCGAAGATGATGACGCGGCCGGCGTCGGAAGGGGAGGGGGCGGCGTTGACGGGGGTCTGGTCGGTGGCGGCGGTCATGGAACTGGATCCTTCTGTGCTTACCGGTGCCCGCGGCCCCCTTGACGGGACCGGACTGCGGGCAGGACCGATATCAATGATGCGACGGTGATGGATGGCGCGAGCGCCATGATCCCCCTGAACACCTGTCAATGACGACGGCGGCGCTCAGGGGCGCATAAGTCGCAGAAGGAGAGCCCCATGCAGCCCACGGGCAGACAGCAGCGCTTCCGGCAGGGGCAGGGAACCGCCCGTGCTGGCGATGGCCGGAGCACGCGCACCGATCCGGTCCCCGCGGGGGGCCTTCATGATGTCGGACGTGCGAGCCTGCGTAATCACCAGTTTCTACCTTCGGTCAATCGGTCCGCACCGCCGGGGTGCCGGGACCGGCTGCTGGTGCCAAGGTGGCGCCGGTATGGTTAAATTTGCGTTAAGGCGTCTGGCCGGCTATCGTGTCCGACCAAGGCCCCAGGCCCGGTATGTCTAAAGCAAGGGGCGGGTGTCCCGCAACCGTTTTCCGCCTGATTTGCTGGATGCCACGGGACATTCCGGACAGGGGTCCCGGCATCGGGGACAGGTCGAGGACAGGCCAAGGGCTGGATCGTGATATTAAAATGGCTACAAAGCGTCAGAATATGACGTTGGGGGTAGCGTTTTGTTTCTTAAAGATAGGTCGTGTTGCGGGCCAGGGGGCTTATATCCTAGAGGTAACGTCGACGCCCCGGTGATCCGGTTCCGGCAGGTCCTGCAGGATGTAAACCGATGATGACGAAGGAAATCACGCGGTCTACGCCGCGATCTTTCGAAGCCGGAATTTTTTGCGGGTCGCGGGAACAAAGTGGCGTCCAAAGGTTTTACTGCCTAGGAGTTCGTGTGTTTGGCGCGCCGCAGGCGTCCAGCCGCGGGACCGGGCGGTGGTTCACCCAAACAGGCCGGCGCTGCCGTCTCGGGACGGCGGCCGGCTGGTCAGGAAGTGGAATAATGGTGTTGCGCTCAACCATCCCATCCTTGCTCAACAGCGCGAAGTCGGAAATGTCCGGGGAGGCTGTCACCCATGTCTGAAAACACGCTTGACCGGTTGGAACAGGAAATTCCCGCTCTGCGCCGTTTCGCGCGGGCTCTGGTCGGCCACCCCGAGCGGGCCGACGATCTTGTCCAGGACACCCTCGAGCGGGCGCTGACCCGCCTGGACAGCTACACGCCGGGCACCAACATGCGCGCCTGGCTGTTCACCATTCTCCGCAACGCCCATATCAACGAGCTGCGCCGCGCCCGCACCACCGCGACGCCGGACGAGACGCTGGAGGCGCTGAGCCCGCCGGCGCCGGCCGCCCAGGAGCACGGCCTCGCCGTCCGCGACCTGGAGCGGGCCCTGGCCCGGCTGACCCCGGAAATGCGTGAAGTGCTTCTCCTCATCGGCCTCGAGGGCATGAGCTACGAGGAAGCGGCCGACGTGCTGGGCGCCAAGGTCGGCACCGTCAAGTCGCGCCTCTGCCGCGGCCGCGAGGCGCTCCGCCGCCTGATGGACGGCGAAGTGGGCGAGGACGGCGTGACCCGGTTGCCCGGCCGCCCGCTGACCCCCGCCACCAGCCGCGAGATGGCCGCCGTCGTCCTGGCCTTCCAGCGCTCGGCCGCCGCCGCCGCGCGGACCGTGCATTCGGGCATGGAATTCGAGGAACGCCGCACCGGGACCTGATCCCGTATCGGACGAAGACCGGAAAGGCCGCCGTCCCGCAAGGGACGGCGGCCTTTTCTTTCTGGCTCTGTCGGCAGGCAGGATTGCAGGTTCAGGACGACGGTTCGGCGATTTGACGCCCCGCCGGCGCCGGACGACAAGGTGGTCACCACGACAGCACCCCCGGCTTCAAGCCTCGTAAGCAGGGCGGCAGGGCCTCGAAGCGATGCTTGGCGGCGGCGTTGAAGGTGGCTGAGCGGTTTCCGACCATGTCGAACCGCTCCGGTCCCGCCTGCCGAGCGTCGCGAGTCGTGCCAGGATCGCGCGCACGCGCTCTCGAATATCGTCGCATTTGCACAGGATTAGCAGTACCGCGCCGTTGGGCGACGGGCTGTCGGGCAGCGGGCCGGCGTCGAAGTCGGCGATGTAGCGGACCTCGAAGCGGAAGTTCAGGCTGGGATGGAAGATGCCGGCGGGCTCGTCGGACCGGCGCTCGCCGAGGCGCAGCACGAGCTGGGTGACCGGCGCGTTGCCGTAGCGTTCGGAGATCAGGCCGTCATGCTCGTACATCCGCCAGACGATGTCCGGGGAGGAGCCTGATTCCAGTTCCAGGTGAAGGACGCCGCCGGCCAGCTCGGCCACCATGTCGGGGTGGCGCAGGCGGATGCTGGCGAACTCGGTCGAAACGAAGCGCTCGACGCCGGTGCCGGTCAGGATGCGCGGCAGGGCCGGGGTGCCGGTCCAGACCAGCGCCTTGATAGTCGCATCGCAACGTGGCCCACGAGCCATCACGCGACGGTCGATGCGGCGCGGTGACGCGAGGCGTTTCGGGATACCGGGAAGCACGGGCCGGGGTCGGCCCGCGCTTCGGCTTGGGTCAGGCGGCGATCCGCTCCAGGACGCGGACGATCGAGTCACCCATCACCGACGTGGAGCAGCGGGCCATGCCCGGCGCC contains:
- the mreC gene encoding rod shape-determining protein MreC; the encoded protein is MKTRATGSVVRLAAPLRALAQRFSFLLLVFAAIALMMVGKVDTVLVDGLRVRVTDAFAPILDAISRPAATAAHFVESLHEIVNLRGENERLRQENAALLQWQQAAQRLDAENRSLRSLLNYKPELAASYITARVVADPGGAFVRTVVVTAGRRDGVRPGQAAVSGRGLMGRVVQAGEWSSRVLLITDLNSRIPVVIEPSRQRAVMGGDNSGTPRLLYLPGDTAPAVGDRVVTSGHGGMFPPGLPVGLVAEVGESAIRVQPFVDPGRVEHVQLVNFGLSGGLGANAPADAAGGLN
- a CDS encoding sigma-70 family RNA polymerase sigma factor; translated protein: MSENTLDRLEQEIPALRRFARALVGHPERADDLVQDTLERALTRLDSYTPGTNMRAWLFTILRNAHINELRRARTTATPDETLEALSPPAPAAQEHGLAVRDLERALARLTPEMREVLLLIGLEGMSYEEAADVLGAKVGTVKSRLCRGREALRRLMDGEVGEDGVTRLPGRPLTPATSREMAAVVLAFQRSAAAAARTVHSGMEFEERRTGT
- a CDS encoding rod shape-determining protein, yielding MFSKLLGVLSADMAIDLGTANTLVYVKGRGIVLNEPSVVAIATIRGKKQVLAVGDEAKMMLGRTPGNIQAIRPLRDGVIADFEVAEEMIKHFIRKVHNRRSFASPQVIICVPSGSTAVERRAIQESAESAGARRVFLIEEPMAAAIGAGLPVTEPTGSMVVDIGGGTTEVAVLSLGGIVYSRSVRVGGDKMDEAIIGYIRRNHNLLVGESSAERIKKEIGSACPPEDGEGRIMEIKGRDLMNGVPKELIISERQIAESLSEPVSAIIEAVKVALEHTAPELAADIVDKGIVLTGGGALLSNLDYVLRHATGLPVSIADDPLSCVALGTGRALEEMKTLKHVLIQMYS
- the rodA gene encoding rod shape-determining protein RodA encodes the protein MNGDFLGHQPELTLGEKLWQINWKLILLLTAIASVGWAMLYSAANGSVDPWASRQAVRFGAGICVMVAVGLIDLRLWLRLSYPIYGVALVLLIAVEIVGEIGMGAQRWIDLGIIQIQPSEIMKIAIVLALARYFHAASLEEVGRPTFLIVPLLMVLAPVGLVMKQPDLGTALMVMMVGGAIFFLVGVRLWKFAVIIAGGAASIPVAWQFLHDYQKNRVLIFLNPENDPLGAGYHITQSKIALGSGGVVGKGYMMGSQSHLNFLPEKQTDFIFTMLAEELGMIGGTGLLLLYSLLIAYGVIIALRCRNQFGRLVGLGVSTNLFLYVFINIAMVMGLIPVVGIPLPLISYGGTAMLTVLFGFGLVMSVYIHRDVRITRRTLAGEL
- a CDS encoding 2-isopropylmalate synthase, encoding MTAATDQTPVNAAPSPSDAGRVIIFDTTLRDGEQSPGASMNLEEKLRIARVLEEMGVDVIEAGFPIASNGDFEAVREIGKVVRNSVIAGLSRANRRDIDRAAEALQFAERKRIHTFISTSPLHMKYKLQMEPEKVLQAVWDSVTHARNHVEDVEWSAEDGSRTEHDFLCRCVETAIKAGATTINIPDTVGYGVPEEYGALFTMLINRVPNADKAIFSVHCHNDLGLAVANSLAGVTAGARQIECTINGLGERAGNAALEEIVMALRTRADALPYTTGIQTEQIMTASRLVSAVTGFVVQPNKAIVGKNAFAHESGIHQDGMLKNAQTYEIMTPESVGLNRSTLVMGKHSGRAAFRAKLKDLGYALGDNAIEETFVRFKDLADKKKDVFDEDIIALVDDSIGSTNERIRFVSLMVVAGSKGPQRAELELEIDGEAVSTVATGSGPVDATFNAISALFPHEARLQLYQVHAVTEGTDAQAEVTVRLEENGKTVNGQGADTDTLVASCRAYVHALNKLLTKRQKTAPEALSA
- the mrdA gene encoding penicillin-binding protein 2; translated protein: MERDTDRYRSLTRRALMLGGMQAGLLSTLVARMYYLQVLESDRYTVLAEENRINMRLLAPSRGQVLDRFGVPLAVNQQNFRVVMVSEQARKIDRMLTLISEIVPLTEADWRRITREIQRKRAFVPVTVKENLTWDQVTMIEVNAPDLPGVSIEVGELRSYPYEAATAHFLGYVGAVSESELNGDPVLALPGFRIGKSGMEKFHDASLRGVAGTSQLEVNAVGRVIRELSRQEGQPGRDLTLTIDIGLQQYAQDRLKEEKSAAAVVMDVHTGGIYSMASNPSYDPNLFTTGINAEAWEDLLSDPTTPLTNKVVAGQYAPGSTFKMLVALAALDSGIVGPRHTVFCPGHMDLGDHRFHCWKKGGHGTLDLVGALKHSCDTFFYDLARRIGIDRIHDMAKRFGMGQRTQLDLPSERPGLIPSREWKQANLGKSWTQGESLIAAIGQGYVLATPLQLAVMLSRLVNGGFAVKPHLTKQIERGPAEQTAWPSLGVNKGHLDLVLQGMNAVMNQPGGTAYKMRIAEAGFEMGGKTGTSQVRRITMAERSTGVLKNEQLPWRQRDHALFVGFAPLHAPRYACAVIVEHGGGGSAVAAPIARDILLEVQRRDSARGVPQVSSAVPAAEPAQPAPGDKPGRIGG
- the mreD gene encoding rod shape-determining protein MreD; this translates as MTGGFWSRIDQTGRNMAPLSITAALMLVGMVPLHLPNYAPVAPMLPLMAVYYWVIHRPDLLRPSMAFGLGLLQDLLSGTPLGMTPLIHVLVYWVVLTQRRFFLGTSFAMLWFGFALVAFGAGLVGWLAWSILNLRLLSPNSALMQSTMTVAVFPLFGWLFIRIHRAFLQA